In Bacteroidales bacterium, a single window of DNA contains:
- a CDS encoding TaqI-like C-terminal specificity domain-containing protein, which produces MKQTFETAFEQIKKLVEDFKANEKYYLSKDYQEAEVRKDYIDKFFIALGWDVQHDTQKNPYEQEVKVEKGVLVKGAQKRADYSFSLAPNYREPKFLVEAKKPARDLKNADDYFQTIRYGWHKQTPLGILTDFEEFHILDCRYGADINNALKKCYKEYHYSDYINEEKFAEIYWLFSREAVANNSIEKIAEILPKHKGKAAGKTMLSYETSQTIDDAFLLEIDIIREKLAKAFKKNDDGLTSEELTEATQKTIDRLVFIRFLEDKLIEPTHYISYLGDKGNTWEDFIKLCRRLDAKYNGVVFKKHFIDEQKFIGAEENEFLKICKGISHLNSRFLFNEIPIHIIGSIYERFLGKEVHATDKRVQIEEKPEVRKAGGVYYTPKYIVDYIINNTIGKLIEGKTPEQISEMRFADIACGSGSFLIGAYECLLQYHTKFYNEKLKGKTAIDGRSEGYGLCEYRDGQWNLTLKKKQNILLSNIYGVDIDYQAVEVTQLSLFLKLLEDETIGSTQNRQDVMFSKVLPDLSKNIICGNSLIGRDILKQNPSITTDEERKINPMDYETAFPEVFKNKTEKGYIFIPDVGIDEERDNDTNEVNDPMIPFKRKIKGGFDAIIGNPPYVNLVSIPEIQRNYFQKNFRTCKNKSDLYSFFIEKALNIVNDNSYKFGFIVPHTWLATESFSLLRQKLLNEKAIEQIAEMGFKVFEKVIVSTIILICSKNNKTIKVLNKDFSKRFEIKSDEWINDNFQIDLEWNNEKSGIYERLKYNTESLDKIIQFSRGIKTSDDKKFILKEKQNNDCYKIFRGRNIKSYQLNWDNEYIWYRPDLMKEKVGCLPHSKTFFEVPEKLITQRVNSSMQLLVAYDNEKNYFLDTTNVTRYETWDKKHSLKYICGLLNSKLLNYWYCNKYKMPTIGLYELHSIPIKTIDFSIKSEKERHDHTVTLVEQMLESKKKFAEAKTDKDKNFYEQKCKSLDTQIDNLVYELYDLTEDEIAIIENKK; this is translated from the coding sequence ATGAAACAAACATTTGAAACTGCTTTTGAACAAATAAAGAAACTTGTTGAAGATTTCAAGGCAAACGAGAAATATTATTTGTCGAAGGATTACCAGGAAGCAGAAGTTCGCAAGGATTATATTGATAAATTTTTTATTGCACTAGGATGGGATGTGCAACATGACACACAAAAGAATCCTTATGAACAGGAAGTAAAAGTTGAAAAAGGAGTTTTAGTAAAAGGAGCGCAAAAGCGTGCAGATTATTCGTTTTCGCTTGCACCAAACTACAGAGAGCCCAAATTTCTTGTTGAAGCAAAGAAACCAGCGAGAGATTTGAAAAACGCTGATGATTATTTCCAAACCATACGTTATGGCTGGCACAAACAAACTCCACTTGGAATATTAACCGACTTCGAAGAATTTCATATTCTTGATTGCCGATATGGCGCTGATATTAATAACGCATTAAAGAAATGCTATAAAGAATATCATTACAGCGATTATATCAACGAAGAAAAGTTTGCAGAAATATACTGGTTGTTTTCGCGCGAAGCTGTTGCAAATAATTCCATAGAAAAAATTGCAGAGATCTTGCCTAAACATAAAGGCAAAGCAGCAGGAAAAACAATGCTTTCATACGAAACAAGTCAAACTATTGATGATGCATTTTTACTTGAAATTGATATTATACGTGAAAAGCTGGCAAAAGCCTTTAAAAAAAATGATGATGGATTAACCAGCGAAGAACTTACCGAAGCAACACAAAAAACCATCGACCGACTTGTATTTATCCGTTTTCTTGAAGACAAATTAATTGAGCCGACACATTACATCAGCTACCTTGGCGACAAAGGAAACACATGGGAAGATTTTATTAAGCTTTGTCGCAGGCTTGATGCTAAATATAATGGCGTTGTGTTTAAAAAACATTTTATTGATGAACAAAAATTTATCGGTGCTGAAGAAAACGAGTTTTTAAAAATATGCAAAGGAATAAGTCATTTGAATTCCCGCTTTCTTTTTAATGAAATTCCTATACATATTATAGGTTCAATTTATGAAAGGTTTTTAGGAAAAGAAGTTCATGCAACCGATAAAAGAGTACAGATTGAAGAAAAGCCTGAAGTACGCAAAGCGGGTGGAGTTTATTACACACCAAAATATATTGTCGACTATATTATAAATAATACCATTGGTAAATTAATTGAAGGAAAAACTCCCGAGCAAATTTCGGAAATGCGATTCGCTGATATTGCCTGTGGTAGTGGAAGTTTTTTAATTGGCGCTTACGAATGTTTATTACAATATCATACTAAGTTTTATAATGAAAAACTAAAAGGCAAAACAGCAATTGATGGCAGAAGCGAAGGCTATGGCTTGTGCGAATACCGCGATGGTCAATGGAATTTAACACTAAAGAAAAAACAAAATATATTACTAAGCAACATTTACGGCGTAGATATAGACTACCAAGCCGTAGAAGTTACTCAGTTAAGTTTGTTTTTAAAATTACTCGAAGACGAAACCATAGGTAGTACGCAAAACAGGCAGGATGTTATGTTTAGTAAAGTACTGCCAGACCTTTCAAAAAATATTATTTGCGGAAACTCATTAATTGGCAGGGATATTTTAAAACAAAACCCTTCTATTACAACCGATGAAGAACGAAAAATTAATCCTATGGATTATGAAACCGCTTTTCCCGAAGTATTTAAAAATAAAACGGAGAAAGGATATATCTTCATCCCTGATGTTGGCATTGATGAAGAACGGGATAATGATACAAACGAGGTGAACGACCCAATGATTCCGTTTAAAAGAAAAATTAAAGGTGGTTTTGATGCGATTATCGGAAATCCACCATACGTTAATTTAGTATCTATTCCTGAAATACAAAGAAATTATTTTCAAAAGAATTTTAGGACATGTAAAAATAAAAGTGATTTATATTCATTTTTTATTGAGAAAGCTTTAAATATTGTAAATGATAATTCTTATAAATTTGGTTTCATAGTACCTCATACATGGCTTGCTACCGAAAGTTTTTCATTGCTTCGTCAAAAATTACTAAATGAAAAAGCGATTGAACAAATTGCAGAAATGGGATTTAAAGTTTTTGAAAAAGTTATTGTAAGCACAATCATATTGATTTGCTCAAAAAATAATAAAACCATCAAAGTATTAAATAAGGATTTTTCTAAAAGATTTGAGATAAAATCCGATGAATGGATTAATGATAATTTTCAAATTGACTTAGAATGGAATAATGAAAAGAGCGGCATCTATGAAAGATTAAAATATAATACAGAATCATTAGATAAGATAATACAATTTTCAAGAGGAATAAAAACCAGTGATGATAAAAAATTTATTTTAAAAGAAAAGCAAAACAATGATTGTTATAAAATATTCAGAGGCAGGAATATTAAATCATACCAATTGAATTGGGATAATGAATATATTTGGTACCGACCAGATTTAATGAAAGAAAAAGTTGGCTGTCTTCCTCATTCAAAAACATTTTTTGAAGTACCTGAAAAATTAATAACACAAAGAGTTAATAGTTCAATGCAACTTCTAGTTGCTTATGATAATGAAAAAAATTATTTTCTCGACACAACAAATGTTACAAGATATGAAACTTGGGATAAAAAACATTCTTTAAAATATATTTGCGGGCTTTTAAATTCAAAATTATTAAACTATTGGTATTGCAATAAGTATAAGATGCCTACAATTGGATTATATGAATTACATTCTATTCCAATAAAAACTATTGATTTCTCTATAAAATCCGAAAAAGAAAGACACGACCATACCGTTACTTTAGTTGAACAAATGCTTGAAAGCAAGAAAAAATTTGCAGAAGCAAAAACCGATAAAGACAAAAACTTTTACGAACAAAAATGTAAATCGCTCGATACGCAAATTGATAATCTGGTTTATGAACTTTATGATTTAACAGAGGATGAAATTGCCATTATTGAAAATAAAAAATAA
- a CDS encoding aspartate aminotransferase family protein yields the protein MTQRELFFRHLAQTSESPLAIEIEKAEGIYLYDKDGKKYIDLISGISVSGTGHRHPAVIKAINEQLEKYLHLMVYGEYIQAPQVQLAKKLSEILPESLSSVYFVNSGSEAIEGALKLAKRFTGKGEIIAFKNAYHGSSHGSLSVMGCEDFKQAYRPLLPDVRFIEFNNIKDLECISQKTACVLAETIQGEAGVIIPDNKFMKELRRKCTETGTLLILDEVQAGMGRTGKMFAFEHYGIIPDILTLAKSLGGGMPLGAFISSQEIMKSLTNNPILGHITTFGGHPVSCAAALANLNLILDEKLYIKAKQKSELFLKLLKHPKIKEVRAKGLLIAVELADAKTNQKAISKCIKNGVIADWFLFAPHCMRIAPPLIISDEEIKFACEIILKTLI from the coding sequence ATGGCAAAAAATATATCGACCTGATTTCCGGGATTTCTGTAAGCGGCACAGGGCACAGGCATCCGGCAGTCATTAAAGCCATAAACGAGCAACTTGAAAAATATTTACACCTTATGGTTTATGGAGAATACATTCAAGCGCCTCAAGTGCAACTTGCGAAAAAACTAAGTGAAATTTTACCCGAATCTTTATCATCCGTTTATTTTGTTAATTCAGGAAGCGAGGCTATTGAAGGTGCCCTGAAACTCGCAAAACGCTTTACCGGAAAAGGTGAAATCATTGCTTTCAAAAATGCTTATCATGGAAGTTCGCACGGCTCGCTGAGTGTGATGGGTTGTGAAGATTTTAAACAAGCGTATCGTCCGTTGCTTCCCGATGTTCGTTTTATCGAATTCAATAATATCAAAGATTTGGAATGTATCTCTCAAAAAACCGCTTGTGTACTTGCCGAAACGATACAAGGCGAAGCTGGAGTAATTATCCCCGATAACAAATTCATGAAAGAACTTCGCCGGAAGTGCACCGAAACCGGCACGCTGCTTATACTCGATGAAGTACAGGCAGGAATGGGTCGCACAGGAAAAATGTTTGCATTTGAACACTATGGAATAATTCCCGACATACTTACACTTGCCAAAAGCCTGGGTGGAGGAATGCCCCTGGGTGCATTTATTTCTTCGCAGGAAATAATGAAAAGTTTAACGAACAATCCCATACTCGGGCATATCACCACATTTGGCGGACATCCTGTAAGTTGTGCTGCTGCATTAGCTAACCTGAATTTAATACTTGATGAAAAGCTTTATATAAAAGCAAAACAAAAAAGTGAATTATTTTTAAAGCTATTGAAACATCCAAAAATAAAGGAAGTCCGGGCAAAAGGATTATTAATTGCTGTTGAACTTGCTGATGCAAAAACCAATCAAAAAGCCATTTCAAAATGTATCAAAAACGGAGTGATCGCCGACTGGTTCCTTTTTGCTCCGCACTGCATGCGCATTGCGCCACCACTTATTATTTCTGATGAAGAAATTAAATTTGCTTGTGAAATAATTTTGAAAACGTTGATATAA